A region of Pyxidicoccus trucidator DNA encodes the following proteins:
- a CDS encoding DUF2007 domain-containing protein — MKYCARCGSEYQDSVQDCADCPGNPLLVSEQEMRARGLPMPHEMDKRIFVRAATAEDPFTAEAFVELLQEANIPVLVRAGRSGVVDKLTTGNLLPWWEILVPEDLAARAVPLLEQERVQELATTDEAVMAAEEEERESEQPPAPPPAP; from the coding sequence ATGAAATACTGCGCCAGGTGCGGCTCGGAGTATCAGGACAGCGTGCAGGACTGCGCGGACTGCCCCGGCAATCCGCTACTCGTGAGCGAGCAGGAGATGCGCGCACGGGGGCTGCCCATGCCTCATGAAATGGACAAACGCATCTTCGTCCGCGCGGCCACGGCGGAGGACCCGTTCACCGCGGAGGCCTTCGTGGAGCTGCTCCAGGAGGCCAACATCCCCGTGCTGGTACGGGCCGGCCGCTCCGGAGTCGTGGACAAGCTGACCACCGGCAACCTCCTCCCCTGGTGGGAAATCCTCGTGCCCGAGGACCTGGCCGCCCGCGCCGTGCCCCTGCTGGAGCAGGAGCGCGTGCAGGAGCTGGCCACCACCGACGAGGCCGTCATGGCCGCCGAGGAGGAGGAGCGGGAGAGCGAGCAGCCTCCCGCCCCACCGCCCGCTCCCTGA
- a CDS encoding response regulator — protein MGAARIKVLLVEDDGDSRELLAELLEAEFDVRTAPDGIAGLQAFEAEHPDVVVTDESLPGMLGTELAQRVKEREPRARVILVSGYTQVQGAEHCDVVLRKPIDVDRLCAAVGTLGEEARQWGGSGDDARH, from the coding sequence ATGGGTGCCGCGCGAATCAAGGTCCTGCTGGTGGAAGACGACGGGGACAGCCGGGAGCTGCTGGCGGAGCTATTGGAGGCCGAGTTCGACGTCCGGACCGCTCCCGACGGCATCGCCGGGCTCCAGGCCTTCGAAGCCGAGCACCCCGACGTGGTGGTGACGGACGAGTCCCTGCCCGGAATGCTCGGCACGGAGCTGGCGCAGCGGGTGAAGGAGCGCGAGCCCCGGGCCCGCGTCATCCTCGTCTCCGGCTACACCCAGGTCCAGGGGGCCGAGCACTGCGACGTGGTGCTGCGAAAGCCCATCGACGTGGACCGCCTCTGCGCCGCGGTGGGCACGCTGGGCGAAGAGGCCCGCCAGTGGGGGGGCAGTGGCGACGACGCACGCCACTGA
- the hpf gene encoding ribosome hibernation-promoting factor, HPF/YfiA family, whose amino-acid sequence MKVLLRGVHLDLSDALRAYVDEHLVSHIERFADDEAAEIDISLVDTNGPKGGVDKECRVTVRLPGLSAVHVTETADSLFPAIDASRDRLEKTLKRTLEKRRDAHTAGLPQDTGADVPTY is encoded by the coding sequence ATGAAGGTGTTGCTGCGTGGAGTTCACCTGGACCTGTCGGATGCTCTCAGGGCGTATGTCGATGAACACCTGGTGAGCCACATCGAACGGTTCGCGGATGATGAGGCGGCGGAGATCGACATCTCTCTCGTGGATACCAACGGCCCCAAGGGGGGCGTGGACAAGGAGTGCCGCGTCACGGTGCGGCTGCCCGGCCTGTCCGCGGTGCACGTGACGGAGACGGCGGACTCGCTGTTCCCCGCCATCGACGCATCGCGTGATCGGCTGGAGAAGACGCTCAAGCGCACGCTGGAGAAGCGGCGCGACGCGCATACCGCCGGCCTGCCGCAGGATACTGGGGCCGACGTGCCCACCTACTAG